In the genome of Nonlabens sp. MB-3u-79, one region contains:
- a CDS encoding flavin monoamine oxidase family protein gives MVLIIGGGLSGLLTGYRLKKEGVPFKILEARNRAGGRIHTINRADNTPVEMGATWFTHQHKYLIALLKELELDYFEQHMDSSLLFQSSSNSPIQSIKTPSQQPSYRIAGGTSHLIETLLERLDKKDILLNQPVKSIKYTVNSVQVTANKVFEGHQVVLAIPPKLWSKRIDFEPSLPQQLIGIAQQTQTWMEDSIKVALTYSHPFWEEENLSGTFYSHSGPITELYDHCNHKRSKYALCGFINSSFKNLSYKDRRARVINQIKEVFGNQAEEFIDYQECVWSKEEYTFQASNEFVYPHQNNGNPIFSNSFFDNKLFISSSESAAESAGYMDGAVYAAHRVAQKIINAQL, from the coding sequence ATGGTACTAATAATTGGAGGAGGTTTATCTGGCCTTTTAACAGGATATCGTCTAAAAAAAGAAGGTGTTCCATTTAAAATATTAGAAGCTAGAAATAGAGCTGGTGGGAGAATACATACTATTAATAGGGCTGACAATACACCCGTTGAAATGGGAGCCACATGGTTTACCCATCAACATAAATACTTAATCGCTCTATTAAAAGAATTGGAGCTGGATTATTTTGAACAACACATGGATAGTAGCCTTTTATTTCAATCCTCAAGCAACTCCCCTATACAATCAATAAAAACCCCTAGTCAACAACCTAGTTATAGAATTGCTGGAGGTACCTCGCACCTCATTGAAACCTTATTGGAACGACTAGATAAAAAAGATATCCTGCTTAATCAGCCTGTAAAGAGCATCAAGTACACTGTAAATTCTGTTCAAGTAACTGCAAATAAGGTTTTTGAGGGTCATCAAGTGGTTTTGGCCATTCCTCCAAAATTATGGTCCAAAAGAATCGACTTTGAGCCTAGCCTACCACAACAATTGATAGGTATTGCGCAACAAACACAGACATGGATGGAAGATTCTATTAAAGTTGCTTTGACCTATAGCCATCCTTTTTGGGAAGAAGAAAACCTATCTGGAACTTTTTACAGCCATTCAGGACCAATTACCGAATTGTATGATCATTGCAATCATAAAAGATCAAAATACGCCCTCTGCGGTTTCATTAATTCTAGTTTTAAAAACTTATCGTACAAGGATAGACGCGCGAGAGTGATCAACCAAATAAAGGAGGTTTTTGGAAATCAAGCAGAGGAGTTTATCGATTACCAAGAATGTGTCTGGAGCAAAGAAGAATACACTTTTCAGGCATCTAATGAGTTTGTTTATCCACATCAAAACAATGGGAATCCAATTTTCAGTAACTCATTTTTTGATAATAAATTATTTATTTCTAGCTCAGAATCAGCTGCAGAATCCGCTGGGTATATGGATGGTGCCGTATATGCAGCTCATAGGGTTGCTCAAAAAATCATAAATGCACAGCTCTAA
- a CDS encoding YybH family protein gives MKKTMKLFTVLSFFILIITACSTKEKEEEALDMEQVKIEIQALEDAYAAGEKAKDAAAVANYYSENAVSYSRNKEPIKGKAAIQESIAMSIASDTTGTYNVYKIVDLFAEGDTAIEVGSWTEFDTDGNELQNGNYMSYFEKRDGKYVCVRDMSTTTTPVKSDM, from the coding sequence ATGAAAAAAACCATGAAATTATTTACAGTTTTATCCTTTTTTATTTTAATTATCACGGCTTGTTCTACTAAGGAAAAAGAAGAAGAAGCGCTGGATATGGAACAAGTTAAAATTGAAATTCAAGCTCTAGAAGACGCTTATGCAGCAGGGGAAAAAGCTAAAGATGCTGCTGCCGTAGCTAACTATTACAGTGAGAATGCCGTAAGTTACAGCCGCAATAAAGAACCAATTAAAGGTAAAGCAGCCATTCAAGAAAGTATAGCCATGAGTATTGCTAGTGATACCACTGGAACTTACAATGTCTACAAAATTGTAGATCTTTTTGCTGAGGGTGATACCGCTATTGAGGTCGGCTCTTGGACCGAATTTGATACTGATGGGAACGAATTGCAAAATGGAAATTACATGTCTTATTTTGAGAAACGCGATGGAAAATATGTGTGTGTACGTGATATGAGTACCACTACAACTCCGGTTAAATCAGATATGTAA
- a CDS encoding carboxypeptidase-like regulatory domain-containing protein — MKILLPLFVFCWSLMATSQDIIREKVDGKIIVEGSDIKGITIYNTASKIGATTNEKGAFQIEVALNDLIEVRAVEYQNFDVKVSSSILKSKKMLIFLIEEVNKLDEVIVKTNKLSGNINNDLKKANSYQLKSNVLYFGIKDKEIDFTGNNKKQIENIAVVSNAKTMVTGLNVINVVDQLLIPLFRSEVVDKKAAGVPEVPVKSIKYYLGSTLLAENFDIPEHRVEEFIRYVEDDTFDFNLLNYGNEIEFLELLSKKSKVFLNNK, encoded by the coding sequence ATGAAAATACTACTGCCATTATTCGTTTTTTGTTGGAGCCTTATGGCTACATCACAAGATATCATAAGAGAAAAAGTCGATGGAAAAATTATAGTCGAAGGAAGTGATATAAAAGGAATCACTATTTACAATACTGCTTCAAAAATAGGTGCAACTACAAATGAAAAAGGAGCGTTTCAAATTGAAGTGGCTTTAAACGATCTTATAGAAGTAAGAGCTGTAGAATATCAAAACTTTGATGTAAAAGTGAGTTCATCTATCTTAAAATCTAAGAAGATGCTTATTTTCTTAATTGAAGAAGTGAATAAGTTAGATGAAGTCATCGTAAAAACCAATAAACTATCAGGTAACATTAATAATGATTTAAAAAAGGCAAACTCCTATCAATTGAAGTCAAATGTGCTCTATTTTGGAATAAAAGATAAAGAAATAGATTTTACTGGTAATAATAAAAAGCAAATAGAAAATATAGCTGTGGTCTCTAATGCCAAGACCATGGTAACTGGTTTGAATGTCATTAATGTAGTGGATCAATTATTAATTCCACTATTTAGATCTGAGGTTGTAGACAAGAAAGCTGCTGGGGTTCCAGAAGTTCCTGTAAAGTCTATCAAGTATTACTTAGGTTCTACTTTATTAGCAGAAAATTTTGATATACCAGAGCATCGAGTAGAAGAGTTCATTAGGTATGTAGAGGACGATACATTTGATTTTAATCTATTAAATTATGGTAACGAAATTGAATTTCTTGAACTACTAAGTAAAAAGAGCAAAGTGTTTTTGAATAATAAATAA
- a CDS encoding NADP-dependent glyceraldehyde-3-phosphate dehydrogenase yields MNIPEKYQIKDIIAQKFYLVNGELRQWNGESSQVFSSISSTETYQPTLLGSIPNLGEKEAIESLDAAVAAYDRGQGLWPTMKVEDRISCMKKFVEQMKTKRAAVVKLLMWEIGKNLPDSEKEFDRTVDYIYDTIEDYKQMDRDSAKFEKHSGVNAHIRRGPLGVVLCLGPYNYPLNETFALLIPALIMGNTAIFKPAKFGVLLLCPLLEAFQNSFPKGVVNIIFGRGRTVANPIMKDGRVDVLALIGHSNSANALQSVHPKSNRLRMVLGLEAKNPAIVLEDADLDLAIDECIAGTTSFNGQRCTALKVLYVHESVVEEFNKRFSQKVDALKFGNPWEDGAQLTPLPEPNKPAYIQELIDDALEKGGKIINQKGGVTTDNYIFPAVVYPVTKNMRVYEEEQFGPIIPIISFSDIEEPLDDMAASNYGQQVSLFGKDVQTLAPLIDTLVNLVCRVNLNSSCQRGPDVYPFTGRKDSAVGTLSVHDALRSFSIRTFLASKDNAYNNAILKNLMDAKASNFVSTDYLL; encoded by the coding sequence ATGAATATTCCAGAAAAGTATCAAATCAAAGACATTATAGCTCAAAAATTCTACCTAGTCAACGGGGAATTAAGACAATGGAATGGCGAAAGTTCTCAAGTATTCTCCAGCATATCTTCAACAGAGACCTATCAACCTACTCTATTGGGTAGTATCCCTAACTTAGGCGAAAAAGAGGCTATCGAATCGCTAGATGCTGCCGTTGCAGCTTATGATAGAGGCCAAGGTTTATGGCCTACTATGAAAGTTGAAGACCGTATTTCTTGTATGAAAAAGTTTGTGGAACAAATGAAAACAAAGCGAGCAGCAGTTGTGAAATTGTTGATGTGGGAAATAGGCAAAAACTTACCAGACTCTGAAAAAGAGTTTGATAGAACAGTAGACTATATCTACGATACTATTGAAGATTACAAACAAATGGATCGTGATAGCGCAAAATTTGAAAAACATAGCGGTGTCAATGCACATATAAGAAGAGGACCTCTTGGAGTTGTATTGTGTCTTGGGCCTTATAATTACCCATTAAACGAAACCTTTGCCCTTTTAATTCCCGCGTTGATCATGGGTAATACGGCTATCTTTAAACCCGCAAAATTTGGAGTGCTTTTGTTATGCCCACTATTAGAGGCCTTTCAAAATAGTTTTCCAAAAGGAGTGGTCAATATTATTTTTGGAAGAGGAAGAACCGTAGCAAATCCAATCATGAAGGATGGACGTGTTGATGTGCTCGCACTTATAGGTCATAGTAATTCGGCAAATGCCTTACAAAGCGTACACCCTAAAAGTAATCGATTGCGTATGGTGCTGGGATTAGAAGCAAAAAACCCAGCAATTGTATTGGAAGATGCCGACTTAGATTTGGCCATAGACGAATGTATCGCAGGAACCACATCATTTAATGGTCAGCGTTGTACCGCTCTTAAAGTATTGTACGTTCATGAATCGGTAGTTGAGGAGTTTAACAAACGTTTCTCTCAAAAAGTAGATGCTCTAAAATTTGGGAATCCATGGGAAGACGGAGCTCAATTAACCCCTTTACCAGAACCTAATAAACCTGCTTATATACAAGAGTTGATTGATGATGCTTTAGAAAAAGGAGGGAAAATCATCAATCAAAAAGGAGGCGTAACCACTGATAATTATATCTTCCCAGCTGTAGTCTATCCAGTAACAAAAAACATGCGCGTGTATGAAGAGGAGCAATTTGGACCAATTATTCCTATCATCTCCTTTTCAGATATTGAAGAACCATTAGATGACATGGCGGCATCTAATTATGGACAGCAAGTCAGCTTATTTGGGAAAGATGTGCAAACACTAGCACCACTCATAGATACGTTGGTGAATTTAGTTTGCCGTGTGAACCTGAACAGCTCCTGTCAGCGTGGACCAGATGTATATCCATTTACGGGAAGAAAAGACTCTGCTGTTGGTACCTTAAGTGTTCATGATGCCTTGCGCTCCTTTTCTATTAGAACATTTTTGGCGTCTAAAGACAATGCGTATAACAATGCCATTTTAAAGAACTTGATGGATGCAAAGGCATCCAATTTTGTAAGTACTGATTACCTGCTTTAA
- the ald gene encoding alanine dehydrogenase has translation MIVGIPKEIKNNESRVGMTPAGVFELVKNKHTVYVQSNAGDGSGFLNDDYIEAGALILDTIDQVYALSEMIVKVKEPIDEEYAFIKEGQIVFTYFHFASSEPLTKAMIKAKAICIAYETVEDNEGTLPLLTPMSEVAGRLAIQQGAKYLEKPVKGRGVLLGGVPGVAPGKVLVLGAGVVGIQAAKMAAGLGAHVTIMDINMKRLRYVNDVMPPHVVTEFSNEFNIRKHIKTHDLIIGGVLLKGAKAPNLITRDMLKEMRPGTVIVDVAVDQGGCVETTKPTTHEDPVYIIDDVVHYCVANMPGAVPCTSTIALTNVTLPFVLKLANMGWKAACEKDAYLKKGLNIISGKVVYQEINEAFGWSKIYKVR, from the coding sequence ATGATTGTTGGTATTCCTAAAGAGATTAAAAACAACGAAAGCAGAGTCGGCATGACACCTGCTGGAGTTTTTGAATTAGTAAAAAACAAGCATACGGTATACGTACAATCAAATGCTGGGGATGGTAGTGGTTTTTTAAATGATGATTATATAGAAGCCGGAGCTTTAATTCTCGATACTATTGATCAAGTTTATGCGTTAAGCGAGATGATCGTAAAGGTTAAAGAACCTATTGACGAGGAATACGCTTTTATAAAGGAAGGTCAGATCGTGTTTACCTACTTCCATTTTGCCTCCAGTGAGCCATTGACAAAAGCCATGATTAAAGCAAAGGCGATTTGTATTGCTTATGAAACTGTTGAAGACAATGAAGGCACTTTACCCCTACTAACCCCTATGTCTGAAGTAGCCGGAAGGTTAGCCATACAACAAGGTGCTAAATATTTAGAAAAACCAGTAAAAGGACGCGGTGTTCTCTTAGGAGGTGTGCCAGGTGTGGCCCCAGGTAAAGTTTTGGTTCTAGGCGCTGGTGTTGTAGGTATACAAGCCGCAAAAATGGCCGCAGGTCTAGGAGCTCATGTTACTATTATGGATATCAACATGAAACGCTTGCGTTATGTAAACGATGTCATGCCACCTCACGTGGTTACAGAGTTCTCCAACGAATTTAATATTAGAAAACATATCAAAACTCATGATTTGATCATTGGAGGTGTGCTACTTAAAGGCGCTAAAGCTCCTAACTTAATTACGCGAGATATGCTTAAAGAAATGCGTCCAGGAACCGTGATTGTAGATGTCGCAGTAGATCAAGGTGGCTGTGTAGAAACCACTAAACCCACCACGCATGAAGACCCTGTATATATCATTGATGATGTGGTGCATTATTGTGTAGCTAATATGCCTGGAGCAGTTCCTTGCACCTCTACAATTGCATTGACTAATGTCACGCTACCCTTTGTATTGAAGTTAGCAAATATGGGTTGGAAAGCTGCTTGTGAAAAAGATGCTTACCTTAAAAAAGGACTGAATATCATCTCTGGTAAAGTAGTTTATCAAGAGATTAACGAAGCCTTCGGCTGGTCAAAAATTTACAAGGTGAGATGA
- a CDS encoding NAD(P)/FAD-dependent oxidoreductase — protein MEKSQPQITIIGAGVSGLTAALTLQNAGYKSTIYDANSFVGGRVNSVIKNGLILDQGFQVMLDAYPAVHEFLDVEALKLRKFVPGSIIFKDGKSYRLGDASRDYSFLWSTLVAGVGSLKDKWLVFSLSRKLKQKTLQEVFASPETTTKTYLEEYGFSQKMITSFFTPFYAGIFLETELATSSRMFEFVFKMFTEGNATIPAGGIKAIPEQLASKLTAGSIQLKQKVTNVLGNEITLENGEKFLSDYTIVAAPAGDIVPNLPKEMIPWHQVTVLYFETDHAGFDEAIIGLISNEEVLINNFHFLQDVFENHRIVISVSVIKKHRLTDQQLAERVIKELREETGIKATEFIQLHHIKKALPQLDSLNYSMTASETQLTEHIFLAGDHLSNGSLNAAMLNGKAAAQAVVSKIESAVLL, from the coding sequence ATGGAAAAAAGCCAACCTCAAATTACTATTATAGGTGCCGGAGTTAGTGGTCTAACTGCTGCTTTAACTTTACAAAACGCTGGTTATAAATCAACCATATATGATGCCAATTCATTTGTGGGAGGACGCGTAAATAGTGTTATTAAAAATGGGTTAATACTCGATCAGGGTTTTCAGGTGATGCTGGACGCCTATCCTGCAGTACATGAATTTCTAGATGTAGAGGCCTTAAAGTTGCGCAAATTTGTTCCTGGTTCCATAATTTTTAAAGACGGTAAGTCTTACAGGCTTGGTGATGCTTCTAGAGATTACAGCTTTTTATGGAGCACCTTAGTTGCGGGAGTGGGATCTTTAAAAGATAAATGGTTGGTGTTCTCGCTTTCGCGAAAGCTAAAACAAAAAACACTTCAAGAGGTGTTTGCTTCTCCAGAAACTACCACAAAAACCTACTTAGAAGAATACGGGTTTTCTCAAAAAATGATAACCAGTTTCTTCACCCCTTTTTATGCAGGGATATTCTTAGAAACCGAGTTGGCAACCAGCAGCCGCATGTTTGAATTTGTCTTCAAAATGTTTACCGAAGGGAATGCCACCATACCCGCTGGCGGTATAAAAGCAATTCCAGAGCAACTGGCTTCTAAGTTAACAGCAGGATCTATTCAGCTAAAACAAAAAGTAACTAACGTCTTAGGAAATGAAATCACATTGGAAAATGGAGAAAAGTTTTTGTCAGATTACACTATTGTTGCAGCCCCAGCTGGTGATATAGTTCCTAATTTACCTAAAGAAATGATTCCATGGCATCAAGTAACGGTGCTCTATTTTGAAACAGACCATGCTGGTTTTGACGAGGCTATCATAGGTTTAATATCAAACGAAGAGGTCTTGATTAATAATTTTCATTTTTTACAAGATGTTTTTGAAAATCACAGGATCGTGATCAGTGTATCCGTTATTAAAAAGCATCGATTAACTGATCAACAACTTGCGGAGCGTGTGATCAAAGAATTGAGAGAAGAAACGGGAATTAAAGCCACTGAATTTATTCAATTACATCATATTAAAAAAGCATTGCCTCAATTGGACTCCTTGAATTATTCCATGACTGCGTCAGAAACACAATTGACAGAACATATATTCCTAGCAGGGGACCATTTAAGTAATGGCTCTTTGAATGCGGCCATGTTGAATGGTAAGGCTGCGGCGCAGGCTGTGGTGAGTAAAATTGAAAGTGCGGTATTATTGTAA
- a CDS encoding DUF3817 domain-containing protein: protein MLRFFKYLALIEGYSFLFILFLTMPLKYLGGVLLPNKIMGMAHGILFLSYVVVAIVLSQLLKWNFKKLLIVLAMSVVPFGTFWMEDVYIKEDLKAIS, encoded by the coding sequence ATGCTTAGATTCTTCAAGTACTTAGCTTTAATAGAAGGCTACTCCTTTCTATTCATCCTATTCCTTACTATGCCTCTTAAGTATTTAGGCGGCGTGCTATTACCCAATAAAATCATGGGAATGGCTCATGGGATTCTTTTTTTAAGTTATGTGGTCGTTGCCATAGTGCTGAGCCAATTGTTAAAATGGAACTTCAAAAAACTACTGATCGTTCTCGCGATGTCGGTTGTTCCTTTTGGGACATTCTGGATGGAAGATGTTTACATAAAAGAAGATCTAAAAGCTATTTCTTAA
- a CDS encoding acyl-CoA thioesterase, which yields MNFHTRKWIKPGDLNPNGTLFGGRLLEWIDEEAALYTVIQLENQKVVTKYMSEINFIASAKPGDIVEIGIGVNKFGNSSIDLRCIVRNKMTYATIITIESIILVNLGEDGKPAAHGKTEVEYQHNRMKGKGFDMD from the coding sequence ATGAATTTTCACACTAGAAAATGGATTAAACCAGGAGACTTGAACCCCAACGGAACCCTCTTCGGAGGAAGGTTACTGGAATGGATTGATGAGGAAGCAGCGCTCTATACCGTTATCCAATTAGAGAATCAGAAAGTGGTTACTAAATATATGAGTGAAATCAATTTTATAGCCAGTGCAAAACCGGGCGATATTGTAGAAATAGGAATAGGGGTGAATAAATTCGGTAATAGTTCTATCGACTTAAGATGTATTGTACGCAATAAGATGACCTATGCCACCATTATTACCATCGAGAGTATCATTCTAGTGAATCTAGGTGAGGACGGTAAACCAGCAGCACACGGTAAAACTGAAGTAGAGTACCAGCATAATCGTATGAAAGGGAAAGGCTTTGATATGGATTAA
- a CDS encoding TrmH family RNA methyltransferase: MKHISSPNNAIIRHVEQLQRKSKTRKKEGLFIIEGQREVILAARGGFVMDQLLICGPILLHKDQFTKEEVYSFLEMDQHPEIISVTQEVYEKMAYRIGTEGCIAFAKAKSQQLADLQLTEKPLILIAESTEKPGNIGALLRTADAAKVDAVIIANPTADLYNPNVIRSSVGCVFTVPTAVASTKEVIEFLKRNAIDLYAATLQSSERYDQIDYRNPSAIAVGTEATGLSEEMRAAARTNIIIPMSGEIDSMNVSVSAAILIFEAKRQRNFI; encoded by the coding sequence ATGAAACATATTTCTAGTCCCAATAACGCGATCATACGTCATGTAGAGCAACTGCAGCGTAAAAGCAAAACACGTAAGAAAGAAGGGCTTTTTATTATTGAAGGACAACGCGAAGTGATTCTGGCCGCTCGTGGAGGTTTTGTAATGGATCAATTATTGATTTGTGGGCCTATCCTACTCCATAAAGATCAATTTACAAAAGAAGAGGTGTATTCATTTTTAGAAATGGATCAACATCCTGAGATCATATCTGTTACTCAAGAAGTCTATGAAAAGATGGCTTATCGCATTGGAACTGAAGGTTGTATCGCTTTCGCGAAAGCGAAATCACAACAATTAGCAGATCTCCAATTAACAGAAAAACCATTAATCCTTATAGCCGAGTCTACCGAAAAACCAGGAAATATAGGTGCTTTATTAAGAACAGCCGATGCTGCAAAAGTAGATGCGGTCATCATTGCTAACCCCACAGCAGATTTATACAACCCCAATGTCATACGCTCTAGTGTAGGTTGTGTATTCACAGTACCTACAGCTGTAGCTAGCACAAAAGAAGTTATAGAGTTCTTAAAAAGAAACGCTATCGATCTTTATGCAGCCACCTTGCAAAGCAGTGAACGCTACGATCAGATCGATTACAGAAATCCTAGCGCTATAGCTGTAGGAACAGAAGCTACAGGATTATCTGAAGAAATGAGAGCTGCTGCAAGAACAAATATCATCATACCCATGTCGGGCGAGATAGATTCTATGAACGTATCTGTAAGCGCTGCTATCCTCATCTTTGAGGCAAAAAGACAACGCAATTTTATTTAA
- a CDS encoding M48 family metallopeptidase: MTATSIFYIIIGILVFDFLLERILGFLNYTWYSKAIPEELADVYDQAAYEKSQEYKKTNFRFGLISSTFSFLGILLFLYFKGFAIVDEIARNYASNQILVALLFFGIIMLASELISLPFSIHSTFVIEEKFGFNTTTVKTFILDKIKGYLLTALLGGGMLSLIILCYDWAGVNFWWYVWILIFVISLFMNMFYAKLFVPLFNKQVPLEEGDLKNKISDYAASVGFQLDKVFVIDGSKRSTKANAYFSGFGSEKRVTLYDTLIEQLTEEEIVAVLAHEVGHYKRKHIIYNLIAGTLTTGFTLWLFSLFVDSSLLSEALGVNLSSFHIGLVAFGLLYSPISTLTGMVMSLLSRRFEYQADYYAKDTYKKEPLISGLKTLSKTSLSNLTPHPAYVWFHYSHPSLQQRITAMNSDVVY, encoded by the coding sequence ATGACTGCAACTAGCATATTTTACATCATCATAGGAATACTCGTTTTTGATTTTTTATTAGAACGCATTTTAGGCTTTCTCAATTACACTTGGTATTCAAAGGCCATTCCTGAAGAACTAGCAGATGTCTATGATCAAGCAGCATATGAAAAATCTCAAGAATACAAAAAGACTAATTTTAGATTTGGATTGATTTCAAGCACTTTTTCATTCCTAGGGATTTTATTGTTTTTATACTTCAAAGGTTTTGCTATAGTAGATGAAATCGCTAGAAACTATGCATCAAATCAAATCCTGGTAGCTCTGTTGTTTTTTGGAATTATTATGCTGGCGAGTGAGCTTATTTCATTGCCTTTTTCTATTCATTCTACCTTTGTAATTGAGGAAAAATTTGGTTTTAATACAACAACCGTAAAAACTTTTATTTTAGATAAAATCAAAGGTTACCTCTTGACCGCCCTCTTGGGTGGTGGTATGCTTTCTTTAATTATTCTTTGTTATGATTGGGCTGGAGTTAATTTCTGGTGGTATGTATGGATTTTGATATTTGTAATATCCCTATTTATGAATATGTTTTATGCTAAATTATTTGTGCCTCTTTTTAACAAACAAGTACCTCTAGAAGAAGGGGATTTAAAAAATAAAATCAGTGATTATGCCGCTAGTGTAGGCTTTCAATTGGACAAGGTTTTTGTAATTGACGGGAGTAAACGGTCTACAAAGGCAAATGCTTATTTTAGTGGTTTCGGTAGTGAGAAAAGAGTTACTTTATACGACACTTTGATAGAACAATTAACGGAGGAGGAGATTGTTGCAGTACTAGCTCATGAAGTAGGTCATTACAAAAGAAAGCATATTATTTACAATTTGATAGCAGGAACGCTAACGACCGGTTTCACACTTTGGCTGTTTTCCTTATTTGTGGACAGCAGTTTATTATCTGAGGCGTTAGGAGTTAATCTTTCCTCTTTTCATATAGGACTGGTGGCTTTTGGATTGCTTTACTCCCCTATTTCTACACTTACTGGCATGGTGATGAGTTTATTATCGAGAAGATTTGAATATCAAGCCGATTATTACGCAAAGGACACCTATAAAAAAGAACCTCTTATCAGTGGTTTAAAAACACTTTCTAAAACTAGTTTAAGCAATCTAACTCCGCATCCAGCATACGTTTGGTTTCATTATTCGCATCCAAGTTTACAACAACGTATTACTGCTATGAATAGCGATGTCGTTTATTAG
- a CDS encoding DoxX family protein — MKTFDLLLYFTIVSFLFFGLNCMLNPRMRLEFNRYGLNTLQRLLTGILQVMGAAGLTYGIFNAKVGVAASAGLCLLMFFGLIVRIKIKDGVYKSSPALVFMVISGIICYHFIKAV, encoded by the coding sequence ATGAAAACTTTTGATCTCCTGCTCTATTTTACTATAGTTTCTTTCCTCTTTTTCGGACTGAACTGCATGCTCAACCCACGCATGAGATTGGAATTCAACAGGTACGGCTTGAACACCTTACAACGCTTACTCACTGGTATCCTTCAGGTAATGGGAGCAGCAGGTTTAACTTATGGAATCTTTAATGCAAAAGTAGGTGTAGCCGCCTCTGCAGGCTTGTGTTTATTAATGTTTTTTGGATTAATTGTGAGGATAAAAATAAAGGATGGTGTTTATAAATCGTCTCCAGCACTTGTTTTTATGGTTATTAGCGGTATTATTTGTTACCACTTTATAAAGGCGGTTTAA
- a CDS encoding DoxX family protein — MSFIQIVEIIIKLGVGFSILNVWLLNRNKSTPWRGANASSMEEEFATYGLSKNAMIIVGTLKSLFALLLLISIFFPITEYTGALGIAVLMTGAIFMHFKIGDPIKKSFPAALFLVLSVITIFIGQ; from the coding sequence ATGTCATTTATCCAGATAGTAGAAATCATTATTAAACTAGGCGTAGGGTTTAGTATCCTCAATGTATGGCTTTTGAATAGAAATAAAAGCACCCCATGGCGTGGAGCAAATGCGTCCAGTATGGAAGAAGAATTTGCTACTTACGGTCTTTCAAAAAACGCTATGATTATTGTGGGAACTCTAAAGAGTCTTTTTGCATTATTACTACTTATTTCTATATTTTTCCCAATAACAGAATATACAGGTGCCTTGGGTATCGCTGTTCTTATGACTGGAGCTATTTTTATGCATTTTAAAATAGGCGATCCTATTAAAAAGTCATTTCCAGCGGCATTGTTTTTAGTGCTTTCTGTAATTACCATTTTTATTGGTCAATAA